The following proteins come from a genomic window of Thiothrix winogradskyi:
- a CDS encoding SCP2 sterol-binding domain-containing protein, whose product MLKQTTLATCLLMLAVAPVQAAEFMDAAWAKQACDAWNADTTLTTGLKETDGYSWIQNDNSRGYKLVQMYRTDCGESTKVQLNISLQNDKAMCNYGGVPDGKKMDASYDYLMHATDADWACMGEGKFGCGAMGAMGTGKLKFNGPKMEAMKVMGPFENFLKLTGKVAGTKTECKAK is encoded by the coding sequence ATGTTAAAACAAACAACTTTGGCAACCTGCCTACTGATGCTGGCGGTAGCGCCTGTCCAAGCGGCGGAATTTATGGATGCGGCATGGGCGAAACAAGCCTGTGATGCTTGGAATGCTGATACCACCTTAACCACGGGTTTAAAAGAGACCGACGGCTATTCATGGATTCAAAATGACAACAGCCGAGGCTACAAGTTGGTGCAAATGTACCGTACTGATTGCGGCGAAAGCACCAAAGTGCAGCTCAACATCAGTTTGCAAAATGACAAAGCCATGTGCAATTACGGCGGCGTACCGGATGGTAAAAAAATGGATGCCAGCTACGACTACCTCATGCACGCTACTGATGCAGATTGGGCGTGCATGGGTGAAGGCAAGTTCGGTTGTGGTGCAATGGGTGCAATGGGTACGGGCAAGCTCAAATTCAACGGCCCCAAAATGGAAGCGATGAAAGTCATGGGGCCATTCGAGAATTTCCTTAAACTCACCGGCAAAGTCGCGGGTACAAAAACGGAATGCAAAGCTAAGTAA
- a CDS encoding YeaH/YhbH family protein → MAYIVDRRLNSKNKSLVNRERFLKRYQKQIRRAVSDAVSRRNITDMEQGESITIPKRDISEPVFRHGQGGKRSIVHPGNKEFVQGDRIQRPPGGAGGGSGSGQASADGEGMEDFVFQISQEEFLEYLFEDLALPNMVKRQLLSSDSFDYHRAGVSEVGNPAQINVVRSMRSAHARRIALRGKERRRRREILAELALLEQVDTTAETTAQQALLQAELARLNVKIHAIPWLDDFDLKYNLRVKIPRPSPKAVMFCVMDVSGSMTQDIKDTAKRFFFLLYLFLKKNYEKIEVVFIRHHTQAQEVDENTFFYARETGGTVVSSALNLMGEIIEERYSPSQWNIYVAQASDGDNWHEDNQRCHDALIKDILPFVQYYTYIEIGDRDPQGLWYLYEHLQRDFLDRFAIQRVRNNAEIYPVFRELFRKHAGEEVD, encoded by the coding sequence ATGGCCTATATTGTTGATCGTCGGTTAAACAGCAAGAACAAAAGTCTGGTGAATCGCGAGCGCTTTTTAAAGCGTTACCAGAAGCAGATTCGCCGTGCTGTGTCGGATGCGGTGAGCCGTCGCAACATCACGGATATGGAACAAGGGGAAAGTATTACGATCCCCAAGCGTGATATTTCTGAACCGGTATTTCGGCACGGGCAGGGGGGTAAACGCAGCATTGTGCATCCCGGCAATAAGGAGTTTGTGCAAGGCGACCGTATCCAGCGTCCACCCGGTGGCGCGGGCGGCGGTAGTGGGTCAGGGCAAGCGTCCGCTGATGGCGAAGGCATGGAAGACTTTGTATTCCAGATTTCGCAGGAGGAATTTCTCGAATACTTGTTTGAAGATCTCGCCTTGCCCAATATGGTGAAACGCCAGTTATTGAGTAGCGATTCGTTTGATTATCACCGTGCTGGGGTTAGTGAAGTCGGCAATCCGGCGCAAATTAATGTGGTGCGTTCAATGCGCAGTGCCCATGCGCGGCGCATCGCACTCCGTGGCAAAGAGCGGCGGCGGCGGCGTGAAATTTTGGCTGAGTTAGCATTACTGGAGCAGGTCGATACCACTGCTGAAACTACTGCGCAACAGGCGTTATTGCAGGCTGAATTAGCACGCTTGAATGTGAAGATTCACGCGATTCCTTGGTTGGATGACTTTGATCTGAAATACAATCTCAGGGTCAAGATACCCAGACCATCGCCTAAGGCCGTGATGTTTTGTGTGATGGATGTATCGGGTTCGATGACGCAGGACATAAAGGACACTGCGAAACGTTTCTTTTTCTTGCTGTATTTATTCCTGAAAAAGAACTACGAAAAGATCGAAGTGGTGTTTATCCGCCACCATACCCAAGCGCAAGAAGTCGACGAAAACACTTTTTTTTACGCCCGTGAAACCGGCGGTACAGTGGTGTCCAGCGCCCTGAATTTGATGGGCGAGATTATTGAAGAACGTTACTCACCCAGTCAGTGGAATATCTATGTTGCGCAAGCGTCTGACGGGGATAACTGGCACGAAGATAATCAACGCTGTCACGATGCCTTGATTAAGGATATTTTGCCGTTCGTGCAGTATTACACCTATATCGAAATCGGCGACCGTGATCCGCAAGGCTTGTGGTATTTGTACGAACATTTGCAGCGTGATTTTCTGGATCGATTTGCGATTCAACGGGTGCGCAATAATGCTGAAATTTACCCAGTATTCCGTGAGTTGTTCCGCAAACACGCGGGTGAGGAGGTTGATTGA
- a CDS encoding SpoVR family protein → MTDRYISTSSEWTFAAIEAYDREIARIARDKFKLDTYPNQIEMIRSDQMMDAYASIGMPVFYNHWSYGKHFVNVEQNYSRGRMGLAYEIVINSNPCIAYLMEENTMTMQALVIAHACYGHNSFFKGNYLFRTWTDAEAIIDYLMFAKKYISECEERHGVEQVEMLLDSCHALMNYGVDRYKRPAPISAAEEQNRQKERELYIQQHLNDLWRTLPHRGREREEEKTVRNFPPDPQENLLYFIEKNSPALDIWQREIIRIVRKVAQYFYPQRQTQVMNEGWATFWHYTILNEMYDEGLVNEGFMMEFLTSHTNVVMQPGFDSPYYSGINPYALGFAMMTDIRRICEHPTDEDKHWFPDIAGSDWLSTLDHVMRNYRDESFILQFLSPKVIRDFHLFALEDDDRKNTIDVAAIHNDEGYRRVREMLSLQYNLSQQEPDIQIYKVNVRGDRSLTLQHVLNDRRPLNSDVNEMLRHVHQLWGYDVNLHSVEPDGRTVRSFHLVGEHH, encoded by the coding sequence ATGACTGACCGTTATATTTCCACCAGTTCAGAGTGGACATTCGCGGCCATCGAAGCCTATGACCGCGAAATTGCTCGCATTGCCCGCGATAAATTCAAACTGGATACGTACCCGAATCAGATTGAAATGATTCGCTCGGACCAGATGATGGATGCGTATGCGTCTATTGGGATGCCGGTTTTCTACAACCATTGGTCGTATGGTAAGCATTTCGTCAATGTGGAGCAAAACTACAGCCGGGGGCGCATGGGCTTGGCGTATGAAATCGTCATTAATTCCAACCCGTGTATTGCGTATTTAATGGAAGAAAATACCATGACGATGCAGGCGCTAGTGATTGCGCACGCTTGTTATGGGCATAATTCTTTCTTCAAAGGCAATTATTTGTTTCGCACGTGGACGGATGCGGAAGCAATCATCGACTACCTGATGTTCGCGAAAAAATACATCAGTGAATGCGAAGAGCGTCACGGTGTCGAGCAAGTCGAGATGTTGCTGGATTCTTGTCATGCCTTGATGAATTATGGGGTAGACCGCTACAAGCGCCCTGCACCGATTTCAGCAGCAGAAGAGCAGAACCGTCAGAAAGAGCGTGAATTGTATATTCAGCAACACCTCAATGATTTGTGGCGCACGTTACCGCATCGTGGGCGGGAACGTGAAGAAGAGAAAACCGTCAGGAATTTTCCGCCAGACCCGCAAGAAAACCTCCTGTATTTTATTGAAAAGAATTCCCCTGCGTTGGATATTTGGCAGCGTGAAATTATCCGTATTGTGCGCAAAGTAGCGCAATATTTCTACCCTCAACGCCAAACCCAAGTGATGAATGAGGGCTGGGCGACCTTCTGGCATTACACCATCCTGAATGAAATGTATGATGAAGGGCTGGTGAATGAAGGCTTCATGATGGAGTTTCTGACTTCACACACCAATGTGGTGATGCAACCCGGTTTTGATAGCCCGTATTACAGTGGGATTAATCCTTATGCGCTGGGTTTTGCGATGATGACGGATATTCGGCGTATTTGTGAACATCCGACGGATGAAGATAAGCACTGGTTTCCTGATATTGCGGGTAGTGATTGGTTAAGCACTTTAGATCACGTGATGCGCAATTACCGCGACGAAAGTTTTATTTTGCAATTTTTATCGCCCAAAGTGATTCGCGATTTTCATTTGTTTGCACTGGAAGATGACGACCGTAAAAATACCATTGATGTCGCCGCAATTCATAATGATGAAGGGTATCGGCGGGTGCGGGAAATGTTATCCCTGCAATATAATCTTAGTCAGCAGGAGCCGGATATTCAGATCTACAAAGTCAATGTGCGCGGTGATCGTTCACTGACTTTGCAGCATGTGTTGAACGACCGCCGCCCGTTGAATAGTGACGTGAATGAAATGTTACGCCATGTGCACCAGTTATGGGGTTACGATGTTAATTTGCATTCGGTTGAACCTGACGGACGTACTGTGCGTAGTTTCCATTTGGTCGGCGAACACCATTAA
- a CDS encoding PrkA family serine protein kinase has protein sequence MSSIFNHYQSRYEALQEEEYSLQEYLDLCKRDRMAYATAAERMLYAIGEAELVDTSRDPRMSRMFSNKVIRRYPAFSEFYGMEECIEQIVSFFRHAAQGLEESKQVLYLLGPVGGGKSSLAERLKALIEKAPIYCIKDSPINESPLGLFNVEEDGAILEEDFGIPTRYLKTVMSPWAVKRLHEYGGDITKFRVVKRYPSRLNQIAVSKTEPGDENNQDISSLVGKVDIRKLEDFPQNDTDAYSYSGGLCLSNQGLMEFVEMFKAPIKVLHPLLTATQEGNFNGTESIGAIPFSGVILAHSNESEWQTFKNNRNNEAFIDRVSIVKVPYCLRVTEEIKIYEKLLVNSSLAASPCAPDTLKMLAQFIVLSRLKEPENSSMYSKMRIYDGENLKDIDPKAKTIQEYQDAAGVDEGMNGLSTRFAFKILSKVFNYDATEVAADPVHLMYVLERQIEKEQYQRELQDRYIRFIKEYLSPRYVDFIGKEIQTAYLESYSEYGQNLFDRYVTYADFWIQDQEFRDPETGEFLDRAALNSDLEKIEKPAGISNPKDFRNEIVNFVLRARANSNNGRNPAWTSYEKLRRVIEMKMFSSTEDLLPVISYGAKSSADEQRKHDNFVERMMKRGYTEKQVRLLAEWYLRVRKSQ, from the coding sequence ATGAGTAGCATTTTCAATCACTATCAATCGCGCTATGAAGCCTTGCAAGAAGAAGAGTACTCGCTGCAAGAGTATCTTGATCTGTGCAAGCGCGACCGCATGGCTTACGCCACTGCCGCTGAACGTATGTTGTACGCCATCGGTGAAGCGGAACTGGTCGATACTTCCCGCGACCCTCGCATGAGCCGGATGTTTTCCAATAAAGTGATCCGGCGCTATCCTGCATTTTCTGAATTTTATGGGATGGAAGAGTGCATCGAGCAAATCGTGTCCTTCTTCCGTCACGCAGCGCAAGGCTTGGAAGAGAGCAAGCAAGTGCTGTATCTGTTGGGGCCGGTGGGCGGTGGTAAATCCTCCCTCGCTGAACGCCTCAAAGCGCTGATTGAAAAAGCCCCGATTTACTGCATTAAAGATTCACCGATTAACGAATCCCCGCTGGGCTTGTTCAATGTGGAAGAAGACGGCGCAATTCTGGAAGAAGATTTCGGAATTCCGACCCGTTACCTGAAAACCGTGATGTCGCCTTGGGCAGTCAAGCGCTTGCACGAATACGGTGGCGACATTACCAAGTTCCGCGTGGTGAAACGTTATCCTTCACGCCTCAACCAAATTGCGGTGTCTAAAACCGAACCGGGTGATGAAAATAATCAGGATATTTCGTCACTGGTGGGCAAGGTCGACATTCGCAAGCTGGAAGATTTCCCGCAAAACGATACCGATGCTTACAGCTATTCCGGCGGTTTGTGTTTGTCGAACCAAGGGCTGATGGAATTCGTGGAGATGTTCAAAGCGCCGATCAAAGTGCTGCATCCGCTGTTGACCGCAACACAGGAAGGCAATTTCAACGGTACGGAAAGTATCGGTGCGATTCCATTCAGCGGGGTAATTCTGGCGCATTCCAACGAATCTGAATGGCAGACCTTCAAAAATAACCGCAACAACGAAGCATTTATTGACCGGGTTTCGATTGTCAAAGTACCGTATTGCTTGCGTGTTACCGAAGAAATCAAGATTTACGAAAAGTTACTGGTCAATAGCTCGTTGGCAGCTTCGCCATGCGCACCGGATACCTTGAAGATGTTGGCACAGTTTATTGTGCTGTCACGCCTGAAAGAACCGGAAAATTCCAGCATGTATTCCAAGATGCGTATTTACGATGGTGAAAATCTTAAGGATATTGATCCAAAAGCCAAGACTATCCAAGAGTATCAGGATGCTGCCGGTGTCGATGAGGGCATGAATGGCTTGTCTACCCGTTTCGCTTTCAAGATTTTGTCCAAAGTTTTCAACTACGATGCCACCGAAGTGGCGGCTGATCCCGTACACCTGATGTATGTGCTGGAACGTCAGATTGAGAAAGAGCAGTACCAACGCGAATTGCAAGACCGTTATATTCGCTTCATTAAAGAGTATTTGTCACCGCGTTATGTGGATTTCATCGGCAAGGAAATTCAGACGGCTTACCTTGAATCGTATTCAGAATACGGTCAGAACCTGTTCGACCGTTACGTGACCTATGCCGATTTCTGGATTCAGGATCAGGAGTTCCGTGACCCTGAAACCGGCGAGTTTTTGGATCGTGCTGCCCTCAATTCCGATTTGGAAAAAATCGAGAAACCGGCTGGTATCAGCAATCCGAAAGATTTCCGTAATGAAATCGTTAACTTTGTGTTGCGGGCGCGTGCCAATAGCAATAACGGGCGCAATCCTGCTTGGACGAGTTACGAAAAGTTGCGCCGCGTGATTGAGATGAAAATGTTCTCCAGCACTGAAGATTTGCTGCCAGTCATTTCGTATGGCGCGAAATCGTCAGCGGATGAACAGCGCAAGCATGACAATTTCGTGGAGCGCATGATGAAGCGTGGCTATACCGAAAAACAAGTGCGCTTGTTGGCTGAGTGGTATTTACGGGTACGTAAATCGCAGTAA